Genomic DNA from Marispirochaeta aestuarii:
ACGTAAAAATAGTTGATAAGACCGCTGCCGTGGTGCTGGGCCACTATTTCGATTACCTCCTCCGGGAGTTTCAGTTCCCGGGCCTTCTCTATACCTATCTTAACATGAGATTTAATGACAGCGGCGGAAAGACTGGGTTTCAGCTCGTTATGCTTGTTGTCGTTATCCGGCTGGTTCTCCACAAAATATTCGGACTGGTCAATCTTGCCGATGTCATGATAATAGGCTCCTACCCGGGCAAGAAGAGAGTTCGCGCCGATCTCCCGCGCTGCGGACTCGGCAAGGTTTGCCACGCTGACACTGTGGCTGTAGGTTCCCGGCGCCAGGGTGAGCATCCTGCGGAAAAGGGGCGTATTCAGGTCTGACAGTTCTATGAGGCGAAAGGATGTGGGAATATTCAGGATATGCTCGAAAAAAGGCAGTAATCCAATATTCAGTATCGAGCAGAACAGGCTGTTCAGTACGGCAAAACCTGCGAGAGACATGAACTGCCCGGGCTGAAGCCGGCCGAGAAAACCGATTACCGCAGCAATGCCGATATGGGCAAGAACCAGATAGAGGGTGGAACGGACCAGTTCAAAACGTTTGTCCGCCCCAAGGACCACAATAGCTGCGGCAACTCCGGAAAAGAAGGCAAAAACAAGCTCAAAGGGATTTGACCGGTTGATAAGAAGAAGACTTATGGAGAGAACCAGTCCGAGATTCACCGCGACACGGGGAGAAACAAGAAGAGCAAGCAGCATGGTTACCAGGGCCGTGGGAAAGAATACTGAAATCGGGAGCCATGACGGAACAGGAGCCAGTTCCGAAATCAGTACCGCGGCAACCAGATAGATAACGGAAACGGATAAGATAAAATATAACTGGCTCTCCTTTAGCCGGACACCCGCGTAACGACTGCTGAGAAGCCAGAATGTGAGCAGGTAGAGGGCGATCATGAAAAAACCGATGCCCAGCATGCCCTGAAGATTGAAACGTGCCGAGGAGTTTCCGATGGCCAGGATCTTCTCCATGTCGTCCTCGGTAACGATAAAACCCTTGCGGACAATACGCTCACCGGGATCGAGCCGGACCACCACCGGGCTAAGCTCCTGGCGGGCCCGTTCGCGGTTGCGTGCTGTCTGGTCAGGATCGTAAAAGGTGTTTGCTGCGGCGAAAACCTGGAGAAGATTTGTATAGATGGGTATGAATCCTGCGGAGACCCCCAGGTCGGCAAGGTCCTCCCTGACCCGGTCCTCCAGATTTTCAGTGGTATAAAGCTCCGAAAGAGGGACTTCCTCGTGTTCCCGGCTGCCGTTCCGCCAGCGCCAGATATCGATGATGGATTCCTTCTGGTCCCACTGATCCGGGAATCGCACCAGGCCGAAACGAAGAATTCTGCGCAGAAGATCTTCGCAGATTCCAAGATCAAAGGGACTGCGGGCCACCATGAGGATGTCCCTGATCTGATCCGAGGTAAACAGTCCGGGATACTCAGCCTCGATCTGCAGAATGGCAGTCTCTTCGGGTAAGCGCTGGGAAACGGTACTCTCCACGGTTTCAACAAATCCCCGTAAAAGGGAGAGACTCCGCTGGGTAATATCCTCTTCCACCTCGAATATGGGCCGGACAAGCTGAACCCTGGCTGCAATCTTCAGGTCCGTTGCTTCCTGATCGATATAAGATATTTCGCGGTCCAGGATAAGGTCGTTCTCCGCGACCTTTCCCGCCTCATAATCCGACAATCGGGCCCGGGTAAAGAAACCGCCGGCCTGGGTGCTGATAAAAAGGAAAACGTAGAGGATCAGAAAACTCGATACTACAAGAAGAAACCTCCGTCTTCGCCGGGGCATGGATGAGGGAAAATAGTTTTCGATACCGGCGGTAAAGCCGGTTTTAGCCTTGCGTTTCATAAGCCTGAATTATCTTTTTCACCACCGGATGCCGAACCACATCATGGGCGGTAAAATAGGAAAAAGCGATCTCATCGATACCGGCAAGCACATTGACCGCGTCGACAAGTCCCGACTTCTTTTTGACGGGAAGATCTATCTGGGTAATATCACCGGTGATTACCGCCTTTGATCCTTCCCCCAGCCGCGTAAGGAACATCTTCATCTGCTCCACCGTGGTATTCTGGGCCTCATCGAGGATGATGAAAGCGTTGGAGAGGCTTCTTCCCCTCATATATGCCAGGGGAGCGATCTCGATTATGCGGTTTTCCTCAAGACGGCTCACCGTTTCATAGGGCACCAGAATATCCATGGCGTCGTAGAGGGGCCGCAGATAGGGATTTATCTTCTGAGCGAGATCACCGGGAAGAAAGCCCAGGCTCTCTCCCGCCTCTACAACAGGACGGGTAAGAACGAGCTTTCGCATCCGCTTGCTCAGAATCTCCTGGAGGGCGTAGGCGATGGCAAGAAAGGTCTTGCCGGTACCCGCAGGCCCTACTCCGAATACAATATCCTTCCCGGTCATGGATTCGATATAGGATGCCTGGTTGGTACCCCGGGGGAAAACCTTGGTGGAGCTGCCGGGAACATTAAGAACAGTCCGCCTGAGCAGGGCCAGTTCGGTGTCGTTGCCCTCGTGCAGGGAACGGTAAATACCGTGGATGAGGTCCCTGTCCGGGGCATGACCGTTCTTCAAATGAGTCTGAAGTTCCCCGATAAGCTCCCGGAAGACCCTCTGGTCCTGGGATTTCGGTGAATCCAGAACGAGCTGATTTCCCCTGGTATGGACACGGGAACCCAATACGCCTTCAATATACCGGAGGTTCCGGTCGTTGACCCCGCAAAGATCATGCAGGATCGTATTATCCTCTAATACTATAGTCACGTCGTCTTTCACTGCGTCTACGTAGTGTAATGGCGCTCTTCCATTAAGGTCAAGCGGGAAAGAGCTTAAAGGGAAAGATCACCGTCTGAATAGTTGATCTCCTGTTTCAGTTCCGGAATCGGGTTCCACTGCAGATAAATGGAGAAATTTGATTCCCATCGGTACACCGGCCGGGTACCCTCATTTTCCTGCTCCGGTTCGCCGGTATATTCGATGGTGAGGTCCCACTGGTCAAGATGATGGACTGCTTTTAGAGCGATGGACCTGAGATTGAAATTGGAGAGCCGCCGTTCCTCATCATTGAAGAAATTCAGGGAACGGACCAGATCCTCCAGGGGATTTACCGGTTCTATGCCCGAATCCTCGAGCAGCCAGGGCATGTATCGGAAAACAGAGGTATTCTCTGAATAACTGGAGAACTGAAGATCGATGAACCGAAAAACTTTCAAGGTAAGGCTCGTTTCAAAAAAGAGGGAGGAGTCAGAAAACCTGTTCAGGTCCTGGGTCAGCCCGGTATCTATGGTAAAACTCATGTTTACCCGCCTTTTCCAGAAAGGATCGGATAAATAGTCCCGTTTGTAACCGAGGGAAAAGGTACTTGGAATAAACTCCCTTTCTGTCCCCTTATTCCACCCGGTACCGACCTGGAGGTCGTAGGGATAGAGGTACTCCATGGCATAGCGGGACCAGAAATTCCCGATCCAGCCCTTGAATGCCAGGGTCTGGGGAAGAAAGGTCTGCCGGATTCCCGAATCATCTTCATCGTTTATGGTGTATTCATAGTTTCCCTGGAGTCCGTACCGGTTATCCGACGTGGCGGCCGTTGCTTCGCTTATTCCCTCCCTGAGACGGAAGTGTTCAAGGGATTCATTCTCTCCAAACAGGAGACGCTGCCGCAGATAACTGTAGTCATTCAGGTTGATCCTTGCTTCGCTTATCAGATCATCGGGCTCCCATTCATAGTCGTCGACCTCGGTAGCGCCGCCGGAGAGGTTGAGCACCAGACGATTGAATTCCCCGGTATAGAGGGCATCCACCTGCCCGAGAAGAGGGGGCAGGACCCAGCTTACATAAACCTTCTGGGGATAGTCCCCGGCATCAAACAGGCTGGTGGAACTCAGCTTCTGTTCCTGAATGGTATTCCGTTCCCAGGGAAGCACATCATTCCTGAAGCCGTGATCAGCCTCGTACTCCCGGGTAAAAAGGTAATGCCGCAGACTGTATTCCAGGGTCTGATCAACGGGGACGGCGGAATGCAGGAACGGACGGTAACTGAGGGTCATAGAATGGGAAAGCCGTTCATAACTGCCGCCCTTGTCACTCTCCACCAGGGAGTCCCAGTTGGGAATGGAGGATTCAATATGCCTGGTACGCTGCTTTTCCTGAAAAGTCAGCCCGATGGATTCGTTCAGGGAGAGCAGATTATTCATGTAACTCCCGTCATAGCGCAGTCTCGCGTCTCCGGAGAAGGTTGTGAGGCTGTAGGCGCTGTCAAAATCCACATCCTCAGGGGACGAATAGAGGGTGGTTCCTCCCTCCTTCCAGCCGTAGATGTCATAACTGATACCGTGCACCAGGACGGGATTGAAACTGTAGCTCAGGGCATCATTTTTTGCACTATCGGCGTTCAGACGGAGGCTGTAATCGTCCATCAGACGCGGAGAAAGTACTCCTTCCTCTTCCTCGGTATCGGCGGAATCTTCATCTTCGCTGCTGCGCCAGGGAGGAAGAAGTCCGGAGCTGTCATCCCCGGCGCTCCCCTCCCCGGTTCCTCCCCCCCCCTTTTCCGGGAGGAGATTCCCCGCCAGGTTGATACGAAGTTCAGGAAACACAAGACTCTTCGGATAGGGAAAGTAGATCGAGGAGTATTCGTTCCGCAGATACGAGGGAACAATATCGTACTGGGGTAAAAGGGAATCGAGGTCGGGTTCGGAAGCGGAGATTGTGCCGTAGGCCCATTCCATGGAGCTGGAAAGCTCCCTGATTCTGAATTCCGTTATCCATGGCCGCAGGCGGGAGGTATCGGCGGAGTAGCTGGAAACCGCCTCCCAGGTAAAGCTGGAGGGAAGCGTGGTATCCTGGTAGGGGTCCGGATTTTCGGTAATGGCCAGCAGTTCTCCCCAGTCTATGGTCTCCTTGCGATTGTCGAAGAGCCGGCTGACCCGGGGATCGGAATTAAAGGGTACCGAGAGGGAATAGTCCAGTCCTGCCAGTTCCCCCTCCAGGGAGGAGCGAAGATCAAAACGAAAGGGAATAAACACCCCGGCAATCCATCCCCCTTCCCATACCGGGACCGGGGAACTCTTGTTTGGATCGTCCCAGGTGTACTGGTACGGAGCATACTGCGAAACTACCCGGGTGGCTCCGACTCCGGCGAAGAGCTCGAGGGAATCGAGACCGCCGGTGTCGCTGAGAGACAGGTCCAGGGCGCTTACAAGACCCTTTCGATTGTAGTAGTCAAGAAGGACCCGAAAATAATCCCCCGATTCCCTCAGCCGCCGTGCCCGCTGGACCTCTTCCCTGGAAGGATTATCCTTGGTCCTCATATACAGACCCCGGAGCTCGGTAACCCTGTCGCCCTCTTCCACATCCGTCATCTGCAGAAAAGAGAGGGAGTCCTGATCGCTTTTCGAGGGCATTCCATAGAGGTACGTTGTTGTCTGAATGAAGGCCCCGTCCACCAGATCGAAGCCAAAGGAGGGATTGACCACCATCTTGTCCCGGAGCTGAAAAAAGAAGGGAAATACAAGAACAGGAACCCTGCCGAGGTAAAAGGTCGCGCCATTCATGAGCCACTCACCGGGTTCATAGACCCAGATCTCGTCCGCATCGATCCGGTAGCTGGGAGGTTCCAGCTGGCTGGAGGTAATCCGGCCGTCCTGCATGAAGATAATCTCGGAGGATGAACGGGCGATGGTATCGCCGTAAAATGTAAAGGTAAGTTCCTTTTCGTTAACAGTCCGGTTCTGCAGGGTATAGCCTTTCAGAAAACGGCTCTCCCAGCTGCCGAGATTGACCGTCAGGCTTTTACCGTAAAAGGTCTCCTCCTGGTTTCCTTCTTCCACCAGGGTATAGCGTACACTTCCCTCTGCACTCAGGTCACCGGTGCTCTGGTTATAGAGCAGCCGATCCGCCTGTATAGTATGCCTCGTACCCTCCACGGGAGAATAGAGTTCCAGCAGAATGCCGCCGGATATCTCGATATAGCCCTCGTCCCGCGTCTCCAGGGTAAAATACCGGGTCGAGTCGGCGGAGCGGATAGTGAGGGTCTGTTTTTTCTCAGCCTCCGTCAAATCCGGAATATTCCCGGCTTCGAGCCCGAAGTGAGCATACAGTCGGCGCCTCAGGGAGTCGATGGTGCCGCGGTGATCAAGGGAAAGGATGCGGCACCAGTCCTGCAGCTGATACAGGTCCGCTGTTGCGATATCGTAGCCGGTGAGTTTCAGATAGACCGCAGGATCCAGCATTCCCTGCCCGCCGGTCTGAGCCGTCAGCACCCCTGCAGCGGCAAGAATGAAAACAAGGGTGTATACAGACAGACGAAGCAGAGGGGATGCCACGTGTTACTTCATGACCTCGCGGAGGTAATGGGCGGTGTGAGATCCCTTGACTTTCAGGATTTCCTCCGGTGTACCCCGGGCCACAATGTTTCCCCCCTTATCTCCTCCTTCCGGTCCCAGATCGATAATGTAGTCCGCCTGCTTTATGACATCCAGGTTGTGTTCGATCAGCACCACGGAATTGCCCTTGTCCACCAGCATCTGCAGAACCTCCAGCAGCTTTTTTACATCCGCGAAATGGAGACCCGTTGTGGGTTCATCCAGTATATAAAAGGTTTTGCCCGTGCTGCGCTTGGAGAGCTCCAGGGAGAGCTTGACCCTCTGGGCTTCTCCGCCTGAAAGGGTCAAAGCTGACTGTCCAAGCTTTACATAGTTCAGCCCCACCGCCTGCAGGGTCTCCAGGCGCCGCCGGATGGAAGGAATCTTTTCAAAGAATTCCAGGGCCTCCTCCACGGACATATCAAGAACATCATGTATATTTTTGCCCTTGTAGCGGACATCCAGGGTCTCCCGGTTGAAGCGTTTTCCCTTGCAGACATCACAGGTAACATAGACATCAGGAAGGAAGTGCATCTCGATTTTAATGGTGCCGTCCCCCTGGCAGTTCTCGCAGCGCCCGCCTTTCACGTTGAAGGAGAAGCGCCCCGCCTTGTAGCCCCTGGCGCGGCTCTCCGGCAGGGAGGCAAAGAGATCCCGGATGGGGGTAAAGAGCCCCACATAGGTCGCAGGGTTGGAACGGGGGGTCCGGCCGATGGGGCTCTGATCGATATTGATGATCTTGTCGATCTCTTCAAGACCTTCAGCCCTGTCGTGAGCCCCGGTTTCGAGCTTGTAGGGACTGACAGAGTTCCTGAGGATGGGGAAAAGCAGGTTCTCCATGAGAGTCGATTTTCCGGACCCCGAAACCCCGGTTATAACCGTAAAGGTTCCCAGGGGAAAAGAGACATCTATATTCTTGAGGTTGTGCTCTGAGGCGCCGTAGATGGTAATCGTTTTTCCGTTTCCCCGGCGGCGTTCCGCAGGAATGGGAATGGCAAGCTCACCCCGCAGGTACTGCCCGGTAAGACTCTCCGGCGCTTCGAGGATCTGTTCGAGGGTTCCGCAGGCGGTAATATGCCCCCCGTGAATCCCCGCCCCGGGACCCAGGTCCACGATATAGTCGGCGGTCTTGATGGTCATATCGTCATGTTCGACGACGATGAGGGTGTTCCCTATATCCCGCAGATGCAGAAGGGTCTCTATGAGACGCTGATTGTCCCGCTGATGAAGTCCGATGGTCGGCTCGTCCAGAATATAGAGGACCCCCACCAGCTGGGATCCCACCTGGGTTGCCAGGCGTATCCTCTGGGCCTCTCCCCCGGAGAGGGTCGCTGACTGGCGCTCCAGGGTTAGGTACTCCAGGCCGACCTTCTTCATGAAGGTGAGGCGGTCCAGGATCTCCTTCATGATCTGGGCGGAGATGTGCTTTTCCGTGGGGCTCAGACCGACCTGGCTGAAGAATCCAAGCAGATCCTGCACCGAACGGCAGGTAAGGGAGTGGATGTTCTCTCCCCCGACGGTCACTGCCAGGGCTTCGGGTTTGAGACGCTTGCCCCCGCAGGCCGTACATCTCTGCTGGCGCATGAAGCCCTCGAGCCACTCCTTGATGCCCGGGGAACGGCTCTCCCGGTAGCGGCGATTCAGATCATTGAGAATCCCCTTGAAGTTTGTGGAGTATTCAAAACGCCCGGTCTTTTTCCGGTTCACATAGGTTATGTCGATTACATCATCACTGCCGTGGAGCAGAATATGCCATATATCCTTGTCCAGGTCCTGTATGGGGGTGTCCAGGTCAAAGCCGAAATGGTCGGCCAGGGACTCGAACCAGCTGCGGTGCCAGGCGGAGTCGGGGTTGTGGGTCTTTATAGCCCCATCGTTAAAGGAGAGGGAGGGATCGGGAATAATCAGGGCGGGATCAAACTCCATGGTCATTCCCAGTCCGGCACAGACCTCGCAGGCGCCGAAGGGATTGTTGAAGCTGAAGAGCCGGGGCTGCAGTTCGGGAATGCTGATGCCGCAGTCGGGGCAGGAGTTTTTCTGGCTGAAGAACTCCTCCTTCTGGATGTTTTTTTCCAGCTGCACCACCACAATCTGCCCGTCGGCAACCTCCAGGGCGGTCTCCACCGATTCGGCCAGACGCTTGCGCACATCTTCCTGAATTTTCAGACGATCCACCACGACCTCAAGAGAGTGTTTCTGCTTCTTGTTCAGAATAATCTCTTCATCCAGGGAAAGGACTTCTCCGTTGACGCGAATACGCACAAACCCTGCCCTGGCGGCATCCTCGATGATCTTGCGGTGCTCTCCCTTTTTTCCCCTCACCACCGGGGCAAGAATCATGATCCTGCTGCCGTCGGGGTATGCAAGAATAGTGTCCAGGATCTGGTCCACCGACTGCTCCCGGATCTCCTTGCCGCAGACCGGGCAGTGGGGGATTCCGATCCTGGCGTAGAGAAGCCGCATGTAATCGTATATTTCGGTTACGGTTCCCACGGTTGAACGGGGATTCCGGTGGGTCGTTTTCTGTTCTATGGAGATAGCCGGGGAGAGTCCCTCGATGTAGTCCACATCCGGCTTGTCCATGCGCCCCAGAAACTGCCGGGCGTAAGCCGAAAGGGACTCGACATAGCGGCGCTGCCCCTCGGCAAAGATGGTATCGAAAGCCAGGGAGGACTTCCCGCTTCCGCTAAGACCGGAGACGACAATCAATGAGTCCCGGGGAAGTTCAAGATCGATGTTCTTGAGATTATGCTCCCGGGCACCTTTTACAATAAGCTTTTTCATCGTACCTCAGAGATCAAACGGTACAGAAAAAAAAACTCCTTGGCAACCAGTCTGCGGGAAGCCCGGGGCTCACTCCCCCGTCATCTTGTGCAGTAATTCAGCCGCGCCCTTTATCTGCCGGGATGCTACAAGAAAAAGGCTTTTATCCTGATCCGTAAAGGCAGCGTAGAAGTCCTTGTCCACCGGTTTGAACCAGACAGATGCCTCCCCTTGGGGATCGTCCTTTAATCTATAGGTAATCCCGAATTCCGGCCTGGCCGTCGGAAGCTCTCCCCGATTCGGAGCGTCGCCGATAATTCCGACAAGCTTCTGGTAGAGCTTTTTGAAGGCTTTTTCGTCTATCTCTTTTCCTTCCAGGATATACCGCACCTGCGGCTCATCAGAATCAGGGGAAGAGTTCCGTTCTATTCGGGCAGAAAAGGTCTCATTCTCATGGACCACCGTGAAAGCGTCGATCTTATCGATGGAGATGATCAGGGGGAACTTATCCATAAGCAGGAAACT
This window encodes:
- a CDS encoding PhoH family protein, coding for MTIVLEDNTILHDLCGVNDRNLRYIEGVLGSRVHTRGNQLVLDSPKSQDQRVFRELIGELQTHLKNGHAPDRDLIHGIYRSLHEGNDTELALLRRTVLNVPGSSTKVFPRGTNQASYIESMTGKDIVFGVGPAGTGKTFLAIAYALQEILSKRMRKLVLTRPVVEAGESLGFLPGDLAQKINPYLRPLYDAMDILVPYETVSRLEENRIIEIAPLAYMRGRSLSNAFIILDEAQNTTVEQMKMFLTRLGEGSKAVITGDITQIDLPVKKKSGLVDAVNVLAGIDEIAFSYFTAHDVVRHPVVKKIIQAYETQG
- a CDS encoding LPS-assembly protein LptD encodes the protein MASPLLRLSVYTLVFILAAAGVLTAQTGGQGMLDPAVYLKLTGYDIATADLYQLQDWCRILSLDHRGTIDSLRRRLYAHFGLEAGNIPDLTEAEKKQTLTIRSADSTRYFTLETRDEGYIEISGGILLELYSPVEGTRHTIQADRLLYNQSTGDLSAEGSVRYTLVEEGNQEETFYGKSLTVNLGSWESRFLKGYTLQNRTVNEKELTFTFYGDTIARSSSEIIFMQDGRITSSQLEPPSYRIDADEIWVYEPGEWLMNGATFYLGRVPVLVFPFFFQLRDKMVVNPSFGFDLVDGAFIQTTTYLYGMPSKSDQDSLSFLQMTDVEEGDRVTELRGLYMRTKDNPSREEVQRARRLRESGDYFRVLLDYYNRKGLVSALDLSLSDTGGLDSLELFAGVGATRVVSQYAPYQYTWDDPNKSSPVPVWEGGWIAGVFIPFRFDLRSSLEGELAGLDYSLSVPFNSDPRVSRLFDNRKETIDWGELLAITENPDPYQDTTLPSSFTWEAVSSYSADTSRLRPWITEFRIRELSSSMEWAYGTISASEPDLDSLLPQYDIVPSYLRNEYSSIYFPYPKSLVFPELRINLAGNLLPEKGGGGTGEGSAGDDSSGLLPPWRSSEDEDSADTEEEEGVLSPRLMDDYSLRLNADSAKNDALSYSFNPVLVHGISYDIYGWKEGGTTLYSSPEDVDFDSAYSLTTFSGDARLRYDGSYMNNLLSLNESIGLTFQEKQRTRHIESSIPNWDSLVESDKGGSYERLSHSMTLSYRPFLHSAVPVDQTLEYSLRHYLFTREYEADHGFRNDVLPWERNTIQEQKLSSTSLFDAGDYPQKVYVSWVLPPLLGQVDALYTGEFNRLVLNLSGGATEVDDYEWEPDDLISEARINLNDYSYLRQRLLFGENESLEHFRLREGISEATAATSDNRYGLQGNYEYTINDEDDSGIRQTFLPQTLAFKGWIGNFWSRYAMEYLYPYDLQVGTGWNKGTEREFIPSTFSLGYKRDYLSDPFWKRRVNMSFTIDTGLTQDLNRFSDSSLFFETSLTLKVFRFIDLQFSSYSENTSVFRYMPWLLEDSGIEPVNPLEDLVRSLNFFNDEERRLSNFNLRSIALKAVHHLDQWDLTIEYTGEPEQENEGTRPVYRWESNFSIYLQWNPIPELKQEINYSDGDLSL
- the uvrA gene encoding excinuclease ABC subunit UvrA, which encodes MKKLIVKGAREHNLKNIDLELPRDSLIVVSGLSGSGKSSLAFDTIFAEGQRRYVESLSAYARQFLGRMDKPDVDYIEGLSPAISIEQKTTHRNPRSTVGTVTEIYDYMRLLYARIGIPHCPVCGKEIREQSVDQILDTILAYPDGSRIMILAPVVRGKKGEHRKIIEDAARAGFVRIRVNGEVLSLDEEIILNKKQKHSLEVVVDRLKIQEDVRKRLAESVETALEVADGQIVVVQLEKNIQKEEFFSQKNSCPDCGISIPELQPRLFSFNNPFGACEVCAGLGMTMEFDPALIIPDPSLSFNDGAIKTHNPDSAWHRSWFESLADHFGFDLDTPIQDLDKDIWHILLHGSDDVIDITYVNRKKTGRFEYSTNFKGILNDLNRRYRESRSPGIKEWLEGFMRQQRCTACGGKRLKPEALAVTVGGENIHSLTCRSVQDLLGFFSQVGLSPTEKHISAQIMKEILDRLTFMKKVGLEYLTLERQSATLSGGEAQRIRLATQVGSQLVGVLYILDEPTIGLHQRDNQRLIETLLHLRDIGNTLIVVEHDDMTIKTADYIVDLGPGAGIHGGHITACGTLEQILEAPESLTGQYLRGELAIPIPAERRRGNGKTITIYGASEHNLKNIDVSFPLGTFTVITGVSGSGKSTLMENLLFPILRNSVSPYKLETGAHDRAEGLEEIDKIINIDQSPIGRTPRSNPATYVGLFTPIRDLFASLPESRARGYKAGRFSFNVKGGRCENCQGDGTIKIEMHFLPDVYVTCDVCKGKRFNRETLDVRYKGKNIHDVLDMSVEEALEFFEKIPSIRRRLETLQAVGLNYVKLGQSALTLSGGEAQRVKLSLELSKRSTGKTFYILDEPTTGLHFADVKKLLEVLQMLVDKGNSVVLIEHNLDVIKQADYIIDLGPEGGDKGGNIVARGTPEEILKVKGSHTAHYLREVMK
- a CDS encoding HD family phosphohydrolase, encoding MKRKAKTGFTAGIENYFPSSMPRRRRRFLLVVSSFLILYVFLFISTQAGGFFTRARLSDYEAGKVAENDLILDREISYIDQEATDLKIAARVQLVRPIFEVEEDITQRSLSLLRGFVETVESTVSQRLPEETAILQIEAEYPGLFTSDQIRDILMVARSPFDLGICEDLLRRILRFGLVRFPDQWDQKESIIDIWRWRNGSREHEEVPLSELYTTENLEDRVREDLADLGVSAGFIPIYTNLLQVFAAANTFYDPDQTARNRERARQELSPVVVRLDPGERIVRKGFIVTEDDMEKILAIGNSSARFNLQGMLGIGFFMIALYLLTFWLLSSRYAGVRLKESQLYFILSVSVIYLVAAVLISELAPVPSWLPISVFFPTALVTMLLALLVSPRVAVNLGLVLSISLLLINRSNPFELVFAFFSGVAAAIVVLGADKRFELVRSTLYLVLAHIGIAAVIGFLGRLQPGQFMSLAGFAVLNSLFCSILNIGLLPFFEHILNIPTSFRLIELSDLNTPLFRRMLTLAPGTYSHSVSVANLAESAAREIGANSLLARVGAYYHDIGKIDQSEYFVENQPDNDNKHNELKPSLSAAVIKSHVKIGIEKARELKLPEEVIEIVAQHHGSGLINYFYVEALKSDGGTKPEDYSYNGVPPASREAAVVMLADTVEAATRTLANPTVAKLDKFIWKQIMSKFENHQLDNCDLTFKDLEKIKRTFVQILAGHFHTRIEYPEQKEGKEAVQ